One Sphingobacteruim zhuxiongii DNA window includes the following coding sequences:
- a CDS encoding catalase: MKKQNKSNLKTQQIDAHLVDNQNRVMTTNDGVPIHDNNNTLKAGERGPSLLEDFIYQDKLAHFDRERIPERVVHARGSGAHGVFEATADISNYTRASFLKKGAVTPLFVRFSTVAGFKGSTDLARDVRGFSVKFYTQEGNYDLVGNNIPVFFIQDAMQFPDLVHAVKPEPDKEIPQAASAHDTFWDFISLMPEAAHMSLWVMSDRAIPRSLRMMEGFGVHTFKFVNEEGKGTFVKFHWKPKLGVHQVAWQEAQKISGYDADFHRRDLWEAIDNGDFPQWDLGVQLIPEEDELKYSFDILDPTKIIPEELVPVQIIGTMTLNRNPENFFAETEQIAFDPGRLVPGIDFSNDPLLQGRVFSYADTQNYRLGGPNFHELPINRPVNGKHNNQKDGFQRTDIPKGNVSYFPNSLGGGCPYHAMLKGEKGFESHAEKIDAKKIRGRSTSFADHFTQARLFFNSQSKPEQQHIINAFSFELSKVNSVVIRTRELAILNQIDEVLAAGVGKHLGIEPPKQLDELTLQFARQNHPDYPIKPNKPEVEKSAALSMATKPGEGTIETRKVAFLVADGVSKKSVEQMKNALMAEKAEAVLVSTRVGQLKYKEGGTEEIQHTYLTDASVCFDAFYTPDGDSVALLKNEPDYVQFINEGFRHCKAIAFAKGAEGLVDLTYIKMKGLDEGVILESKNNLSADFIKAMKGHRIWTREEDRKVPV; the protein is encoded by the coding sequence ATGAAAAAACAGAACAAATCGAATCTAAAGACTCAACAAATTGACGCACATTTAGTCGATAACCAGAATCGTGTAATGACGACTAATGATGGCGTCCCGATTCACGATAATAACAATACACTGAAAGCTGGAGAACGCGGACCATCCTTATTAGAAGATTTTATCTATCAAGATAAATTAGCACATTTTGATCGCGAGCGCATTCCTGAACGTGTTGTTCATGCTAGAGGATCAGGCGCGCATGGCGTTTTTGAAGCGACTGCCGATATCAGTAATTATACGAGAGCGTCCTTCCTTAAAAAGGGCGCAGTAACACCTCTATTCGTTCGATTCTCTACAGTTGCTGGATTTAAAGGGTCTACCGATTTAGCACGCGATGTTCGAGGCTTCTCCGTTAAATTTTACACGCAGGAAGGGAACTATGATTTAGTCGGCAACAATATTCCTGTATTTTTTATTCAAGATGCGATGCAATTTCCTGATTTAGTTCACGCCGTGAAGCCTGAACCAGACAAGGAAATTCCACAGGCAGCATCAGCACATGATACCTTCTGGGATTTTATCTCATTAATGCCAGAAGCAGCACATATGTCGTTATGGGTGATGTCAGACCGCGCTATCCCACGTTCGCTAAGAATGATGGAAGGTTTCGGTGTACACACGTTTAAATTCGTTAACGAAGAAGGAAAAGGTACTTTTGTTAAGTTTCATTGGAAACCTAAATTAGGCGTACATCAAGTAGCATGGCAAGAAGCTCAAAAGATATCTGGCTATGACGCTGATTTCCATCGTCGTGATCTATGGGAAGCAATCGATAATGGTGATTTCCCACAATGGGATTTAGGAGTGCAATTAATTCCAGAAGAGGACGAACTTAAATACTCATTTGATATTCTAGATCCTACGAAAATAATCCCTGAGGAGCTGGTTCCGGTTCAAATTATAGGAACTATGACTTTGAATCGAAACCCAGAGAACTTCTTTGCAGAAACAGAGCAAATTGCTTTCGATCCAGGGCGTTTAGTCCCAGGGATAGACTTTAGTAATGATCCATTGTTGCAGGGAAGAGTATTTTCTTACGCAGATACGCAAAACTATCGTCTAGGTGGGCCAAACTTCCATGAGCTTCCAATAAATAGACCCGTCAATGGCAAGCACAATAATCAAAAAGATGGATTTCAACGAACAGATATTCCGAAAGGTAATGTAAGTTACTTCCCAAATAGTTTGGGTGGAGGCTGTCCCTACCATGCGATGCTGAAGGGGGAAAAAGGTTTTGAATCTCATGCTGAGAAGATTGATGCAAAGAAAATCCGCGGGCGTTCAACTTCCTTTGCAGACCATTTCACACAAGCACGCTTGTTTTTCAATTCGCAGTCGAAACCTGAGCAGCAACATATCATAAATGCGTTCAGCTTTGAGTTATCGAAAGTAAATTCAGTCGTGATTAGAACGCGCGAATTAGCAATTCTGAATCAAATTGATGAAGTCTTAGCGGCTGGAGTTGGAAAACATTTGGGTATTGAACCGCCAAAACAATTGGACGAGTTAACATTACAATTTGCGCGTCAAAACCATCCTGATTATCCGATCAAACCGAACAAGCCGGAAGTTGAGAAATCTGCGGCTTTAAGTATGGCTACAAAGCCGGGAGAAGGGACTATTGAGACACGTAAGGTAGCGTTTTTAGTTGCTGATGGCGTAAGTAAAAAATCTGTTGAGCAGATGAAGAATGCATTGATGGCGGAGAAAGCCGAAGCAGTTTTAGTTTCTACGCGTGTCGGTCAGCTGAAATATAAGGAAGGTGGTACAGAAGAAATTCAACATACCTATCTGACGGATGCCTCTGTTTGTTTCGATGCATTTTATACACCGGACGGTGACTCTGTCGCGCTGTTAAAAAACGAACCCGATTATGTGCAATTCATTAATGAAGGTTTCAGACATTGTAAAGCAATCGCATTTGCAAAAGGAGCAGAGGGTTTGGTTGATCTGACCTATATCAAAATGAAAGGGCTGGACGAGGGCGTCATCTTGGAATCGAAAAATAACTTATCAGCGGACTTTATAAAAGCAATGAAAGGTCATAGAATTTGGACTAGAGAAGAAGATCGGAAAGTACCAGTTTAA